A window from Branchiostoma floridae strain S238N-H82 chromosome 16, Bfl_VNyyK, whole genome shotgun sequence encodes these proteins:
- the LOC118403404 gene encoding uncharacterized protein LOC118403404 → MQQHSLRLQQLSVLFLLTLQQGIGERTVRSLVFKASLEEHAAYSDGVDLPNVNSFKLGQYGLGEGNLLKTKVLGEEQAARNDYGKASRIRRDIFPLVNDLHSMFMFPWEEQKVVNETSKTNSMGNDIPMADMPTSWIGIDEFLHVITCQMDVACNLGMPNTACSCDDVVNEFGEKKCILPKARITHRSKTTKGIMALFCVGVSLPPMDDGSNYDLQTKCNILGADDVKYRVYVTKEDIIPEIPDEEALIKYKACLEPV, encoded by the coding sequence ATGCAGCAACACAGCCTTCGTCTTCAACAACTTAGTGTTCTCTTCCTGTTAACGCTTCAGCAAGGCATTGGTGAAAGAACTGTTCGATCTCTGGTATTTAAAGCCTCTCTGGAAGAACATGCTGCTTACTCAGATGGTGTAGACCTTCCTAATGTCAATTCCTTTAAGCTGGGACAATACGGATTGGGTGAAGGAAACTTGCTGAAGACTAAGGTGCTGGGCGAAGAGCAAGCTGCACGAAATGACTACGGCAAGGCAAGCAGGATACGAAGGGACATCTTTCCACTGGTTAATGATCTACATTCCATGTTCATGTTTCCGTGGGAAGAACAGAAAGTTGTGAATGAAACATCGAAAACGAACAGTATGGGGAATGACATCCCTATGGCGGACATGCCAACCTCCTGGATCGGTATTGACGAATTTCTGCACGTCATCACGTGTCAGATGGACGTTGCCTGTAACCTGGGGATGCCGAACACCGCCTGCAGCTGTGACGATGTAGTCAATGAGTTTGGGGAGAAGAAGTGCATCCTACCCAAAGCGAGGATAACGCACCGATCAAAGACTACCAAAGGCATCATGGCGCTGTTCTGTGTTGGGGTGTCCCTCCCTCCGATGGACGATGGTAGTAATTACGACCTACAGACGAAGTGTAACATACTCGGTGCAGACGATGTGAAATATAGGGTATATGTTACTAAGGAGGACATAATTCCCGAAATACCGGACGAGGAGGCACTAATCAAGTACAAAGCGTGCTTGGAACCTGTTTAA